The following are encoded in a window of Castanea sativa cultivar Marrone di Chiusa Pesio chromosome 9, ASM4071231v1 genomic DNA:
- the LOC142609994 gene encoding uncharacterized protein LOC142609994: MGALNKLGLALTVVFAVILVALLAELFCVLHRRKRFRRQNFAGNSFYSPSTKELLYFFCWKNQSRIEPQGTPPPPPPLPNFSPPPQSDETTEADDVLKWQRLYGSSRVLFTIKEEDREGVDSENCSSSEKAVSTKKEKRAGVDTTSFQAAVMIEVVDEEATTPFSTPCASPPYYTPLASPARGESDMVPFVSIVM, from the coding sequence ATGGGAGCTCTGAACAAGCTTGGCTTAGCACTCACTGTAGTGTTTGCAGTCATTCTTGTAGCTCTACTCGCCGAGCTATTCTGCGTGCTCCATCGCCGGAAAAGATTCCGGCGACAAAACTTCGCCGGGAACTCGTTCTACAGCCCCTCCACCAAAGAGCTCCTCTACTTTTTCTGCTGGAAAAACCAGTCTCGCATCGAACCCCAAGGAACCCCACCTCCTCCGCCTCCTCTTCCTAATTTTTCGCCTCCGCCGCAAAGCGATGAAACGACGGAGGCCGATGACGTTTTGAAGTGGCAAAGACTGTACGGGTCGTCGAGGGTCTTGTTCACGATAAaggaggaagatagagaaggtGTGGACTCTGAGAATTGTTCTTCTTCGGAGAAAGCGGTTTCTACTAAGAAGGAAAAGCGTGCTGGGGTTGATACGACGTCGTTTCAAGCTGCGGTGATGATTGAGGTTGTTGATGAGGAAGCAACGACGCCGTTTTCGACTCCTTGTGCTTCGCCACCTTACTACACTCCTTTGGCTTCTCCAGCTCGTGGTGAGTCGGACATGGTGCCCTTTGTTAGCATAGTTATGTAA
- the LOC142611081 gene encoding NDR1/HIN1-like protein 10: MEEKQFHLDEAYYGPSIPPPTRSYRHHGSDDWCDDCGSCCCLISFLLQLIGLAVVTVALVFLIFHPSKVKIHVTDASLTLFNFTTTLNYNLALNITIRNPNKMIGIYYDSIEASAFFGDRWFGSVSLTPFYQGHKNTTILSPVFEGQELVSLGASDLSVFNSEKSAGVYDINVKLNLRIRFKLGNKVKTWRIKPEIKCDLKVPLSSNGKSGAGTFEATKCHTGF; the protein is encoded by the coding sequence ATGGAAGAGAAACAATTCCACTTGGATGAAGCCTACTACGGCCCTTCAATCCCACCACCCACCCGATCCTACCGCCACCATGGCAGTGACGACTGGTGCGATGACTGTGGCAGCTGTTGCTGCCTTATTAGCTTCCTTTTACAACTCATTGGCTTAGCTGTTGTCACTGTAGCCCTTGTGTTCCTCATCTTCCACCCCAGCAAGGTTAAGATCCATGTCACTGACGCCTCACTTACACTGTTCAACTTCACCACCACACTCAACTACAATCTCGCTCTCAACATCACTATCAGAAACCCCAACAAAATGATTGGCATATACTACGATAGCATCGAAGCCAGTGCATTCTTTGGGGACCGGTGGTTTGGTTCAGTGTCTCTGACACCGTTTTACCAAGGCCACAAGAACACGACGATTCTTAGTCCTGTGTTCGAAGGGCAAGAATTGGTTTCGCTTGGGGCTAGTGACCTTTCGGTGTTTAATTCAGAGAAAAGTGCTGGGGTTTATGATATTAACGTTAAGCTCAATCTCAGGATTAGGTTTAAGTTGGGTAATAAGGTAAAGACATGGCGGATTAAGCCTGAGATCAAGTGCGACTTGAAGGTTCCTTTGAGTTCTAATGGAAAATCTGGGGCTGGGACGTTTGAGGCTACAAAGTGCCACACCGGTTTCTGA
- the LOC142608762 gene encoding uncharacterized protein LOC142608762 encodes MKGTYGRKRTKIGFSLDSSRKATWHPPPQLPPKILDWVNTLSSGPTGTQNMPHKDCNFSGGGYSKKDSAIWAVKPSGYVGGSNSGLSSNKMGNVKSNIANLAQHSGTSPSPSGQALKKMPSSVKGKKALARGSPSKGITSSADNPLSKLLTASITSFSSDRASSPIREVAGPSNSFFEFMASPLARLEIHDDKGSAPIAVFNEDTVGKLMCSSTKSVALTKSEDGDDRIGAPSFLYIMLVEELARTEQEIHVEVKVAELHNKPWVMAGDFNEPLIDEDKFGGKGVSVNSSLAFKDCLDDCNMVNMGFTSPKYTWTNKRDIGNLILERTDRFFMNPDWRKRNHIASIKDEREVWIINGREVREHFRKGFVSLYTTSLVEAARVPSHVGQWQGCLSEEARSSLDAMVIEVRKVFIERKVPNYLNKTLLVLIPKIQGPESFGNYKPISLCNSIYKIISKVIVSRLRPHLENIVSPLQAAFIPGRRETDNVIIVQELIHSIGRAKGGKGYMATKIDLEKAYDRIEWYFIREMLFKFNFPEKRIDLIMSCVSSVYTSLLCNGGCLDSFCLSRGIRQEDPLSPYLFILCMEFLGHSTEEKCAAKVWNLVKASRNGPSFSHLFFVDDLVLFAEVDNVNCLAIKEALQEFCTRLGQKVSEAKSHLFFSPNVDPDQRDLLSNFLGFSPTSNLGKYLGFPLKHTGVRKHYFDFVLDRVKKNLSGWKANLLSMAGQLVLIHASSSTIPNFVMQQASLPEKILKGIDRVNRNFLWGSLDHVRKMHWVKWDVVTKPKELGGLRLQSAKGRNTTLLAKLNWRFHTEMDAPWANVLKYKYCTRQRINSRNEARLPSSPIWKAIKKGGPLPQDSFNLKLKDVTSLGRWDWSKIPFNIPSEIRDEIQAIPIPLLARNNDKLAWKFSPKGCFDMRSAYLIANNLVEDVTFAGS; translated from the exons ATGAAGGGGACATACGGGAGGAAGAGGACAAAGATAGGTTTCAGTTTGGATAGCTCACGGAAAGCCACCTGGCATCCCCCACCTCAACTACCTCCAAAAATTTTGGACTGGGTGAACACGCTGAGTAGTGGTCCTACGGGTACTCAGAATATGCCTCATAAAGATTGCAATTTTAGTGGTGGAGGGTATTCCAAGAAGGATTCTGCTATATGGGCTGTAAAACCCAGCGGGTATGTGGGAGGTTCCAATTCGGGCCTGTCTAGCAATAAGATGGGGAATGTTAAGTCAAATATTGCAAACTTAGCCCAACATAGTGGCACAAGCCCAAGCCCATCAGGACAAGCCCTTAAGAAGATGCCATCCTCAGTAAAGGGTAAGAAAGCTTTAGCTAGAGGTTCTCCTTCTAAAGGTATAACCAGTAGCGCCGACAACCCCCTGTCAAAACTTCTTACTGCAAGTATCACCTCTTTCTCCTCTGACCGTGCCTCTTCTCCTATCCGAGAGGTTGCTGGACCTTCAAATTCCTTCTTCGAGTTCATGGCGTCTCCCTTAGCTAGGCTAGAGATTCACGATGATAAAGGCAGTGCTCCCATAGCTGTTTTCAATGAAGATACAGTGGGAAAGCTTATGTGCTCTTCAACCAAGTCCGTTGCTCTTACCAAATCAGAGGATGGTGATGATAGGATTGGAGCGCCTTCCTTCTTGT ATATTATGTTGGTGGAGGAGCTAGCCAGAACAGAGCAGGAGATTCATGTCGAAGTAAAG GTCGCAGAACTTCATAATAAGCCATGGGTTATGGCTGGTGATTTTAATGAGCCTCTGATTGATGAGGATAAATTTGGAGGCAAGGGAGTTAGTGTTAATAGTTCTTTGGCCTTCAAAGACTGTCTTGACGATTGTAATATGGTTAACATGGGTTTTACTAGCCCCAAATACACTTGGACAAATAAGAGAGATATTGGTAATCTTATTTTGGAAAGAACAGACAGATTCTTTATGAACCCAGATTG gagaaaaagaaatcatataGCTTCAATTAAAGATGAGAGAGAGGTGTGGATCATAAATGGGAGAGAAGTGAGGGAGCACTTTAGGAAGGGTTTTGTTTCCTTATATACCACTTCCCTTGTGGAGGCAGCGAGGGTTCCAAGTCATGTTGGCCAGTGGCAAGGTTGCCTGTCTGAGGAAGCAAGGTCATCTTTGGATGCCATG GTGATAGAGGTTAGGAAAGTTTTTATTGAAAGGAAAGTGCCAAATTATCTCAATAAAACCCTCCTTGTTCTTATTCCCAAAATCCAAGGTCCGGAGTCTTTTGGGAACTACAAGCCTATTAGTCTTTGTAACTCTATTTACAAGATCATCTCCAAAGTCATTGTTTCTCGGCTTAGACCTCACCTAGAGAACATTGTCTCGCCCCTCCAAGCAGCATTCATTCCAGGTAGAAGAGAAACGGATAATGTTATCATAGTTCAAGAGTTAATTCACTCTATTGGTCGAGCGAAAGGTGGGAAGGGGTATATGGCTACCAAGATTGATCTGGAGAAGGCCTATGACAGGATAGAGTGGTATTTTATCAGGGAAATGCtcttcaaatttaattttccaGAAAAGCGTATTGATCTCATCATGAGTTGTGTTTCATCGGTCTATACTTCTCTCCTTTGTAATGGTGGCTGTTTAGACTCTTTTTGCCTATCTAGAGGCATCAGACAAGAGGACCCCCTTTCACCCTATCTATTCATTCTCTGTATGGAGTTTTTGGGGCATTCAACTGAAGAAAAGTGTGCTGCCAAGGTCTGGAATCTAGTGAAAGCTTCCAGGAATGGTCCCTCTTTTTCGCACCTGTTCTTTGTAGATGATCTGGTGTTATTCGCTGAGGTGGATAATGTGAACTGTCTTGCTATTAAAGAAGCTCTTCAAGAGTTCTGTACTAGATTAGGGCAGAAGGTTAGTGAAGCAAAGTCTCATTTGTTTTTCTCGCCTAATGTGGATCCTGATCAGAGAGACCTTTTGTCAAACTTTCTTGGTTTTAGTCCTACCTCCAACCTTGGTAAGTATTTGGGCTTTCCTTTGAAGCATACAGGGGTTCGCAAACATTACTTTGATTTTGTGCTTGATAGAGTTAAGAAAAATTTGTCTGGGTGGAAAGCTAATCTTCTCTCCATGGCTGGCCAACTGGTGCTTATTCATGCTTCTTCCTCCACCATTCCTAATTTTGTCATGCAGCAAGCCTCGCTTCCTGAAAAGATTCTCAAGGGCATTGATAGGGTTAATAGGAATTTTCTGTGGGGATCGTTGGATCATGTGAGGAAAATGCATTGGGTCAAGTGGGATGTTGTAACTAAGCCGAAGGAGTTGGGAGGCCTTAGGTTGCAATCAGCTAAAGGAAGGAATACAACCCTCCTAGCTAAACTAAATTGGAGGTTTCACACGGAGATGGATGCTCCTTGGGCCAATGTTCTCAAATATAAGTACTGTACTCGGCAGAGAATCAATTCGAGGAATGAAGCTAGACTCCCAAGTTCACCTATTTGGAAAGCTATAAAGAAAGGT GGTCCCCTTCCTCAAGACTCATTCAACCTCAAGCTAAAAGATGTGACTTCGTTGGGAAGATGGGACTGGTCAAAGATTCCTTTCAACATCCCTTCGGAGATTAGAGATGAAATTCAAGCTATTCCGATTCCTCTTTTAGCAAGAAACAATGACAAGCTAGCTTGGAAGTTCTCTCCAAAAGGGTGTTTTGACATGAGAAGTGCTTACCTTATTGCCAATAACCTGGTGGAGGATGTCACTTTTGCGGGTTCTTAG
- the LOC142610886 gene encoding NDR1/HIN1-like protein 10: MAEKQSHLNGAYYGPSIPPPARTYHRPGRGDGCGCGCLICFLLELIGTIFVIVGVAVLVFWLIFRPNRVNFYVTDASLTQFDFTTNTNTLNYNLALNITIRNPNKKIGIYYDDIEASVFFEDQRFGTEFLTPFYQGHKNTTILSPVFKGQQLVLLGTNELLVFNSEKSIGVYYIKVRLYLRIRFKLGKVKTWRIKPKIKCDLLVPLSSNGNSVAGTFQTTKCRIGF, from the coding sequence aTGGCAGAGAAACAATCCCACTTGAACGGAGCCTACTATGGTCCTTCAATCCCGCCACCCGCCCGAACGTACCACCGCCCTGGCCGGGGCGATGGCTGCGGCTGTGGCTGCCTTATTTGCTTCCTTCTCGAACTCATTGgcacaatttttgtcattgtAGGCGTTGCGGTCCTCGTCTTCTGGCTCATCTTTCGCCCCAACAGAGTCAACTTTTACGTCACTGACGCTTCTCTTACACAGTTCGACTTcaccaccaacaccaacacgCTCAACTACAATCTCGCTCTCAACATCACTATCCGAAACCCCAACAAAAAGATTGGCATATACTATGATGACATCGAAGCCAGTGTATTCTTCGAGGACCAGAGGTTTGGTACAGAGTTTCTGACACCGTTTTATCAAGGCCACAAGAATACAACGATTCTCAGTCCTGTATTCAAAGGGCAACAATTGGTTTTGCTTGGGACTAATGAGCTTTTGGTGTTCAACTCTGAGAAAAGTATAGGGGTTTATTATATAAAAGTTAGGCTCTATCTCAGGATTAGGTTTAAGTTGGGTAAGGTTAAGACTTGGCGGATTAAGCCTAAGATCAAGTGCGACTTGTTGGTTCCTTTGAGTTCTAATGGAAATTCTGTGGCTGGGACATTTCAAACTACAAAGTGCCGCATCGGTTTCTAA
- the LOC142609690 gene encoding NDR1/HIN1-like protein 10, translated as MAEKQSQLNSTYYGPSIPPQDQSYQRRGHSRCCCYCLFKCLLKTTVSVILITFLAYIIAWLVLYPRSFKLHVTDAKLTKFNFTTNNNILQYKLDVNISLRNPHKKVAIYFDKIKANALYEGQRFDTESLTELGFVVDRKSTHFLNATFAGQQLIDLDDHEISDFNEEKSAGVYSIDLRFYLLMRFGIGDFITGKYKPKVTCELEVPLSSRGNSSTARFQTTRCRLYYLIARNHRYV; from the exons ATGGCAGAGAAACAATCCCAGTTGAACAGTACCTATTACGGTCCATCAATACCCCCACAAGACCAATCCTACCAACGTCGTGGCCATAGCCGCTGCTGTTGTTACTGCCTTTTCAAGTGCCTTTTGAAAACCACAGTCTCCGTGATTCTCATCACTTTCCTTGCCTACATCATTGCTTGGT tagtcCTTTACCCCAGAAGCTTCAAGCTCCATGTAACGGATGCCAAACTCACTAAGTTCAATTTCACAACCAACAACAACATTCTCCAATACAAACTTGATGTCAACATCTCTCTCAGGAACCCCCACAAGAAGGTGGCTATCTACTTCGACAAAATCAAGGCCAATGCACTCTACGAGGGCCAGAGGTTCGATACAGAGAGTTTGACGGAGTTGGGTTTTGTAGTAGACCGCAAGAGTACGCATTTTTTGAATGCAACTTTTGCAGGTCAGCAATTGATTGACCTTGATGATCATGAGATTTCGGACTTCAATGAGGAGAAGAGTGCTGGGGTTTATAGTATTGATTTGAGGTTCTATCTTCTTATGAGGTTCGGGATCGGAGATTTCATAACTGGGAAATACAAGCCAAAAGTTACGTGCGAATTGGAAGTTCCATTGAGTTCTAGGGGAAATTCATCAACAGCTCGGTTTCAGACCACCAGGTGCCGCTTATATTATCTAATTGCCCGAAACCATCGTTATGTCTGA
- the LOC142608763 gene encoding uncharacterized protein LOC142608763 — protein sequence MGENAREVSGSLVWAKLWKLKIPNKIRVFGWRTCLDIQPTHVNLARWKILADDRCGVCLQAKESGYHVLWECGLAQDIWAGCSSRLQKGTSSYEDMLQLVEHMQQRQTDEELELFWAHLTVSDTCVLVQKWHPPSGSFYKLNFDATVFSDTCSTRFGAIIRNNLGEVMVAMSAKGLGVMDSEEAEVLACQRALEFAVDAGFEELVIEGDNSTVINSIASLRALQSRLGNIYGDIRLLAAGSKSRYARSIDKDIFSMEESPPPAIEALYLDSLSLNE from the exons ATGGGTGAGAATGCACGGGAGGTATCTGGAAGCTTGGTTTGGGCGAAACTGTGGAAACTTAAGATTCCAAATAAAATTAGAGTGTTTGGTTGGAGAACCTGCCTTGACATTCAGCCTACACATGTGAATTTAGCTCGATGGAAAATTCTTGCAGATGACAGATGTGGGGTGTGTTTACAGGCCAAGGAATCCGGATATCATGTTCTATGGGAATGTGGGTTGGCCCAAGATATATGGGCTGGTTGCTCAAGTCGATTGCAAAAGGGAACGTCTAGCTATGAGGACATGTTGCAACTAGTTGAACACATGCAGCAACGTCAAACGGATGAGGAGCTGGAACTCTTTTGG GCTCATTTGACGGTCTCGGATACTTGTGTTTTAGTGCAGAAATGGCATCCTCCATCAGGTTCCTTTTACAAATTGAATTTCGACGCCACGGTGTTTAGTGATACATGCTCCACGAGATTTGGGGCTATTATCCGTAATAATTTGGGGGAGGTTATGGTTGCTATGTCTGCCAAAGGGCTTGGTGTTATGGATAGTGAAGAGGCCGAGGTGCTTGCATGTCAGAGAGCGCTTGAGTTTGCCGTGGATGCTGGATTTGAGGAGCTGGTGATTGAAGGTGACAACTCCACTGTTATAAACTCCATTGCTTCCCTGCGGGCCTTACAGTCTAGACTGGGGAATATTTATGGGGATATCCGTCTATTAGCTGCAGGTTCCAAAT CTAGATATGCTAGGTCTATAGATAAGGATATTTTTTCGATGGAGGAGTCTCCACCTCCAGCCATTGAGGCCTTGTATTTGGACTCTCTTTCACTAAATGAATGA